In Acidimicrobiales bacterium, the following proteins share a genomic window:
- a CDS encoding MaoC family dehydratase N-terminal domain-containing protein has product MSGIPADVEKWIGEERYPETANFPVERGYCWTSLASVENGNPLFWDDAVAAELTDGPIAPPTTLSLWFRPHSWEPGQSAPRLPLQVHFDLKSRLGLPEAVMTDNEVVFATPVRPGDVVSVSQVLRSVSEPKTTKLGTGRFWVIDVDYRNQHGDQVGVEIFTGFGYRRGETATKPAQNGRVLSQSREGELPTLRYPVTASTVVLGALATRDWRPMHHDVDFAVNRNGTKDIFLNTPNQQAWFERFVTDWSGPKGRLGRLRFRMIDSIYPRDTMIITGRVDDDSTDDVGCRWATVGIEVWATDTGDDADARLCTTATVRVALPADPDDNPWRRRGDQWNP; this is encoded by the coding sequence ATGAGTGGGATTCCGGCCGACGTCGAGAAGTGGATCGGCGAGGAGCGGTACCCGGAGACGGCGAACTTCCCCGTCGAACGGGGGTACTGCTGGACGTCGCTGGCGTCGGTGGAGAACGGGAACCCGCTGTTCTGGGACGACGCCGTGGCCGCCGAGCTGACCGACGGGCCGATCGCCCCGCCCACCACGCTGTCGCTGTGGTTCCGGCCGCACAGCTGGGAGCCCGGCCAGTCGGCGCCCCGGCTGCCGCTGCAGGTGCACTTCGACCTGAAGTCGCGGTTGGGGCTGCCAGAGGCGGTGATGACCGACAACGAGGTCGTCTTCGCCACGCCGGTCCGCCCGGGCGACGTCGTCTCCGTGTCGCAGGTGCTGCGGTCGGTCAGCGAGCCGAAGACCACCAAGCTCGGCACGGGCCGCTTCTGGGTGATCGACGTCGACTACCGCAACCAGCACGGCGACCAGGTCGGCGTCGAGATCTTCACCGGCTTCGGCTACCGGCGGGGCGAAACTGCGACGAAACCGGCCCAGAACGGGCGTGTCCTGTCGCAATCTCGGGAGGGGGAGCTGCCGACCCTCCGCTACCCCGTCACGGCGTCGACCGTGGTGCTGGGGGCGCTGGCGACCCGGGACTGGCGGCCGATGCACCACGACGTCGACTTCGCCGTCAACCGCAACGGCACCAAGGACATCTTCCTCAACACCCCCAACCAGCAGGCGTGGTTCGAACGCTTCGTGACCGACTGGTCGGGGCCGAAGGGACGCCTCGGGCGCCTGCGGTTCCGGATGATCGACTCGATCTACCCCCGCGACACCATGATCATCACCGGCCGGGTCGACGACGACAGCACCGACGACGTCGGCTGCCGCTGGGCCACGGTCGGGATCGAGGTGTGGGCGACGGATACCGGCGACGACGCCGACGCCCGCCTGTGCACGACCGCGACCGTGCGGGTCGCCCTTCCCGCCGACCCCGACGACAACCCGTGGCGCCGCCGAGGCGACCAATGGAACCCGTGA
- a CDS encoding cysteine hydrolase, with translation MPISLGNLVDPATTAVVTSELQNGVVGEHSALPALADAARVTMLPAAGRLVKAARAAGVQVIHATAYRRADGKGANRNARLFAGVQRSPVPLLPGSPAVDVVPEIGVEPDDLVLSRTHGLNPMAGTDLDPVLRNLGVRTIVVAGVSVNVAITNLVMDAVNKGYQVVLPRDAVCGIPADYADAVVDNTLALLATVTTVDELAAVWHT, from the coding sequence GTGCCGATCTCTCTGGGCAACCTGGTCGACCCGGCGACGACCGCAGTCGTCACGTCGGAGCTGCAGAACGGCGTGGTGGGGGAGCACAGCGCCCTCCCGGCGCTGGCCGACGCCGCCCGGGTGACCATGCTGCCCGCCGCCGGTCGGCTGGTGAAAGCCGCCCGCGCCGCCGGCGTCCAGGTGATCCACGCCACCGCCTACCGCCGGGCCGACGGGAAGGGCGCCAACCGCAACGCCCGCCTCTTCGCCGGCGTCCAGCGATCGCCGGTGCCGCTGCTGCCCGGCTCGCCCGCGGTCGACGTGGTGCCGGAGATCGGCGTCGAGCCCGACGACCTGGTGCTCAGCCGCACCCACGGCCTCAACCCGATGGCCGGCACCGACCTCGACCCCGTGCTGCGCAACCTCGGGGTCCGCACGATCGTGGTCGCCGGCGTGTCGGTGAACGTCGCCATCACCAACCTGGTGATGGACGCGGTGAACAAGGGCTACCAGGTGGTGCTGCCCCGCGACGCCGTGTGCGGCATCCCGGCCGACTACGCCGACGCCGTCGTCGACAACACGCTGGCGCTGCTGGCGACCGTCACCACGGTCGACGAGCTGGCCGCCGTGTGGCACACGTGA
- a CDS encoding CaiB/BaiF CoA-transferase family protein — MGAGPLAGITVLDLSVVGPGARCARVLADYGASVVKVSGPGRMDIADLAFHAYSGHRGMRRVQVDMRSEAGKAAFLRLAATADVVLESFRPGVVDRLGIGYEAVRAVNPSVVYCSTSGYGQSGPTAQRAGHDVNYLAVGGFLHTNGPTLPGATVADIAAGGMHAAVAILAALVERQGAYLDVSVADGVAWMLSLYLDEYLATGEIPGPGHSILTGRYACYGIYGTRDGRWLAVGAIEPVFWANLCRSLGLERWIEHQTDDDRQDAIRADLVAVFATRDRDEWTELLADADTCVTPVNDITEAVADPQFVARGAVVEAKHPVHGTFRQLGPVLAGSPRQAVYELPDTTTTDTDAVLTEAGFTADEIAALRTEGVVA, encoded by the coding sequence ATGGGTGCTGGGCCGCTCGCCGGGATCACCGTGCTCGACCTCTCCGTGGTGGGGCCGGGGGCGCGGTGTGCGCGGGTGCTGGCCGACTACGGGGCCTCGGTGGTGAAGGTGTCGGGGCCGGGCCGGATGGACATCGCCGACCTGGCGTTCCACGCGTACTCCGGGCACCGGGGGATGCGCAGGGTGCAGGTCGACATGCGGTCGGAGGCCGGCAAGGCGGCGTTCCTGCGGCTGGCGGCGACGGCCGACGTGGTGTTGGAGAGCTTCCGGCCGGGGGTCGTCGACCGGTTGGGGATCGGGTACGAGGCGGTGCGGGCGGTGAACCCGTCGGTCGTCTACTGCTCCACCTCGGGGTACGGGCAGTCGGGACCGACGGCCCAGCGCGCCGGTCACGACGTGAACTACCTGGCGGTGGGCGGGTTCCTGCACACCAACGGGCCGACGTTGCCGGGTGCGACCGTGGCCGACATCGCCGCCGGTGGCATGCACGCCGCCGTCGCCATCCTCGCCGCCCTCGTGGAGCGACAAGGCGCCTACCTCGACGTGTCCGTGGCCGACGGGGTCGCCTGGATGCTGTCGCTCTACCTCGACGAGTACCTGGCCACCGGCGAGATCCCGGGGCCCGGCCACTCGATCCTGACCGGGCGCTACGCCTGCTACGGCATCTACGGCACTCGGGACGGGCGGTGGCTGGCGGTCGGGGCGATCGAGCCGGTGTTCTGGGCGAACCTGTGCCGGTCGCTGGGGCTGGAGCGGTGGATCGAGCACCAGACCGACGACGATCGGCAGGACGCCATCCGGGCCGACCTGGTCGCGGTGTTCGCCACCCGGGACCGCGACGAGTGGACCGAGCTGCTCGCCGACGCCGACACCTGCGTCACGCCGGTCAACGACATCACCGAGGCCGTCGCCGACCCGCAGTTCGTGGCCCGCGGCGCGGTCGTCGAGGCCAAGCACCCCGTCCACGGGACGTTCCGCCAGCTGGGGCCGGTGCTCGCCGGCTCGCCGCGACAGGCCGTCTACGAGCTGCCCGACACCACGACGACCGACACCGACGCGGTCCTGACCGAGGCCGGCTTCACCGCCGACGAGATCGCCGCCCTGCGGACAGAAGGAGTCGTGGCATGA
- a CDS encoding OB-fold domain-containing protein, with product MPARGIVDYATYRPYRRLDLTEIASVAGGGGGRGTRPVASYDEDTTTMAVAAARRCSLDGVGSLWFSTTTPAYVDKTNATAIHAALRLDPAAPAFDANGSVRSSVGALRAALAGARSLVVASDLRTGLPGSPDEAAGSDGAAAFVVGEGEDEGEGDGGVIAEVVGWGSATAEFLDRWRTPGDPASRVWEERFGEGRYVAAGRAAWDDALKATGLAADDIARAAVVGSHTRACTQFERSVFAEPGIAGSAKTEGFAGAAAPGLALARLLDSAAPGETLALVVLADGADVLVLRTTDAHRPRPVEEPVGAPLAYGTYLRWRGLLTTEPPRRPEPARPSASAAGRNADWKFGFVGSQDDAGTVHLPPAPLDAEARPMADATGTVVTFTVDRLAYSPSPPVVFAVVDFDGGGRLPVELTDVDPADVAVGTRVEMTFRKLFTADGIHNYFWKARPIR from the coding sequence GTGCCAGCGAGAGGGATCGTCGACTACGCCACCTACCGGCCCTACCGCCGCCTCGACCTGACCGAGATCGCCTCGGTCGCCGGGGGAGGGGGCGGTCGCGGCACCCGGCCGGTCGCCTCGTACGACGAGGACACCACCACCATGGCGGTCGCCGCCGCTCGCCGCTGCTCGCTCGACGGGGTCGGGTCCCTGTGGTTCTCCACCACGACACCCGCCTACGTCGACAAGACCAACGCCACCGCGATCCACGCGGCGTTGCGGCTCGACCCGGCGGCGCCCGCGTTCGACGCCAACGGCTCGGTGCGCTCCTCGGTGGGTGCCCTGCGAGCCGCCCTTGCGGGGGCGCGGTCGCTGGTGGTGGCGTCCGACCTGCGGACGGGCCTGCCGGGGTCGCCCGACGAGGCCGCCGGGAGCGACGGGGCCGCGGCGTTCGTGGTGGGCGAAGGCGAGGACGAGGGCGAAGGCGACGGTGGCGTGATCGCCGAGGTCGTGGGGTGGGGCAGCGCCACCGCCGAGTTCCTCGACCGCTGGCGGACGCCCGGCGACCCGGCGTCGAGGGTGTGGGAGGAGCGGTTCGGCGAGGGCCGCTACGTCGCCGCCGGCCGGGCCGCCTGGGACGACGCCCTCAAGGCGACCGGCCTCGCCGCCGACGACATCGCCCGGGCCGCCGTCGTCGGTTCCCACACGCGCGCCTGCACCCAGTTCGAGCGTTCTGTCTTCGCTGAGCCCGGAATAGCCGGCTCAGCGAAGACAGAAGGGTTCGCCGGGGCCGCCGCTCCCGGGCTGGCGCTCGCCCGGCTGCTCGACTCGGCGGCCCCCGGCGAAACCCTGGCCCTCGTCGTGTTGGCCGACGGCGCCGACGTCCTCGTCCTGCGCACCACCGACGCCCACCGCCCCCGGCCCGTCGAGGAGCCCGTCGGGGCGCCCCTCGCCTACGGGACCTACCTGCGCTGGCGGGGGCTCCTGACCACCGAGCCGCCCCGCCGGCCCGAGCCCGCCCGCCCCTCGGCCAGCGCCGCCGGTCGCAACGCCGACTGGAAGTTCGGGTTCGTCGGGTCCCAGGACGACGCGGGCACGGTGCACCTGCCGCCCGCCCCGCTCGACGCCGAGGCCCGCCCGATGGCCGACGCCACCGGCACCGTCGTCACCTTCACCGTCGACCGCCTGGCCTACTCGCCCAGTCCGCCGGTGGTGTTCGCGGTGGTCGACTTCGACGGCGGCGGCCGCCTGCCGGTCGAGCTGACCGACGTCGACCCGGCCGACGTGGCCGTGGGCACCCGGGTCGAGATGACCTTCCGCAAGCTCTTCACCGCCGACGGCATCCACAACTACTTCTGGAAGGCGAGGCCGATCCGATGA
- a CDS encoding enoyl-CoA hydratase/isomerase family protein yields MTYTTITYEPGDDGVAVVTLNRPERHNAFDATMCDELSTLWKALRHDDAVRAVVLTGAGDKAFCTGIDRDDVPEDDDAYFFDPFTYEDPGDHIGPKGNELWKPVIAAVNGMACGGAFYLLGEVEFIVAADHATFFDPHVTYGMPAVFEPTLMASRMPFGEIMRLTLLGNHERMSAQRAYEIGLVSEVVPGAELLDAARWAAAAIASAPPAAVQATVRTLWAARELSRRQALELGNTFLNLAMSPEALAEGQATFASGTRIKPKIR; encoded by the coding sequence ATGACCTACACCACGATCACCTACGAGCCGGGCGACGACGGCGTCGCCGTGGTGACGCTCAACCGCCCCGAGCGCCACAACGCCTTCGACGCCACCATGTGCGACGAGCTGTCGACGCTGTGGAAGGCGCTGCGGCACGACGACGCCGTGCGGGCCGTCGTGCTCACCGGCGCCGGCGACAAGGCGTTCTGCACCGGGATCGACCGCGACGACGTCCCCGAGGACGACGACGCCTACTTCTTCGACCCCTTCACCTACGAGGACCCCGGCGACCACATCGGCCCCAAGGGCAACGAGCTGTGGAAGCCGGTGATCGCGGCGGTCAACGGCATGGCCTGCGGCGGCGCCTTCTACCTGCTGGGCGAGGTGGAGTTCATCGTCGCCGCCGACCACGCCACCTTCTTCGACCCCCACGTCACCTACGGGATGCCGGCCGTGTTCGAGCCGACGCTCATGGCGTCGCGCATGCCGTTCGGCGAGATCATGCGGCTCACGCTGCTGGGCAACCACGAGCGCATGTCGGCCCAGCGGGCCTACGAGATCGGGCTGGTGTCGGAGGTCGTGCCGGGCGCGGAGCTGCTCGACGCCGCCCGCTGGGCCGCCGCAGCCATCGCGTCGGCACCGCCCGCCGCCGTGCAGGCCACGGTGCGCACCCTGTGGGCGGCCCGGGAGCTGTCCCGCCGCCAGGCCCTGGAGCTGGGCAACACGTTCCTCAACCTGGCGATGAGCCCCGAGGCACTGGCCGAGGGACAGGCCACGTTCGCTTCCGGCACGCGCATCAAGCCGAAGATCCGCTGA
- a CDS encoding acyl-CoA dehydrogenase family protein — translation MALDLSFSQEQDMLRDVVRGLCAEHAPLTVVREMEDDPSGYPPELWKQLADLDLLGLLLPEEHGGSGMSPVEGIVVYEELGRSLAPTPHFVSCVLAGGLLAAGGTDGQRAEWLPRLVAGDAILTPAWLEPGGGFGPAGVSAAAVAADGSWTVTGTKRHVVFAQAATRLVVVARSGDGPDDVGFYLVDPTAPGVTLTQQFSIASDTQYRVDLEGAAAERIGTAGWSVWETVRDDALILLAAWAVGAAGYAQEITVQYAKDRHQFDKPLGAFQSIAHYLADRQTELDGARTLVHEAAWARSTGLPVSRLAPMAKLFACQVFRDVTATAQQIFGGVGFTLDYDVQLYFRRAKALQVGLWNDRYLEELIAADVLDT, via the coding sequence ATGGCGCTTGACCTTTCGTTCAGCCAGGAACAGGACATGCTCCGCGACGTGGTGCGGGGGCTGTGCGCCGAGCACGCGCCGCTCACCGTCGTGCGGGAGATGGAGGACGACCCCTCCGGCTACCCGCCCGAGCTGTGGAAGCAGCTCGCCGACCTCGACCTCCTCGGCCTGCTGCTCCCCGAGGAGCACGGCGGCTCGGGGATGAGCCCGGTGGAGGGCATCGTCGTCTACGAGGAGCTGGGCCGATCGCTGGCGCCGACGCCCCACTTCGTCAGCTGCGTGCTGGCCGGGGGCCTCCTCGCCGCCGGCGGGACCGACGGGCAGCGGGCCGAGTGGCTGCCGCGCCTCGTCGCCGGCGACGCCATCCTCACGCCGGCGTGGCTCGAGCCCGGGGGTGGCTTCGGGCCCGCCGGCGTGTCGGCCGCCGCCGTCGCCGCCGACGGCAGCTGGACGGTCACCGGCACCAAGCGGCACGTGGTGTTCGCCCAGGCCGCGACCCGGCTGGTCGTGGTGGCCCGCAGCGGCGACGGGCCCGACGACGTGGGCTTCTACCTGGTCGATCCCACGGCCCCCGGCGTCACCCTCACCCAGCAGTTCAGCATCGCCTCCGACACCCAGTACCGGGTCGACCTCGAGGGCGCGGCCGCCGAGCGGATCGGCACCGCCGGCTGGTCGGTGTGGGAGACCGTGCGCGACGACGCCCTCATCCTGCTGGCCGCCTGGGCCGTCGGCGCCGCCGGCTACGCCCAGGAGATCACCGTCCAGTACGCCAAGGACCGCCACCAGTTCGACAAGCCGCTGGGCGCCTTCCAGTCGATCGCCCACTACCTCGCCGACCGCCAGACCGAGCTCGACGGCGCCCGCACGCTGGTGCACGAGGCGGCGTGGGCCCGGTCGACCGGCCTCCCGGTGAGCCGGCTGGCGCCGATGGCGAAGCTGTTCGCCTGCCAGGTGTTCCGCGACGTCACGGCCACGGCCCAGCAGATCTTCGGCGGCGTCGGCTTCACGCTCGACTACGACGTCCAGCTCTACTTCCGCCGCGCCAAGGCCCTCCAGGTGGGCCTGTGGAACGACCGCTACCTCGAAGAGCTGATCGCCGCCGACGTGCTCGACACCTGA
- a CDS encoding AMP-binding protein: MLAQTVREAAARFGEAIAFVDPDGTPLTYADLDRRSDEAAASLIRRRVRRGDRVVLQLPSDTSYVIAYAAVAKVGAVAAGINPRLAPPEQEALIALADPALVLSDPVEVRLFEADGRGRRVPDLPPDPERPVTIVFTSGTTGLPRGALFTEAQLTAVAQIDTGDVWAPAGTLGPAMLASTQFAHVGFMTKLPWYLRMAIRTHILGRWTAEDALRTIAEQQMPSIGGVAPQLALMLQSPVLAEHDWAHVQTIVVGGAASPPSLVAAVRDAFGAPYSIRYSSTESGGCGTGTAFDADDAEALHTVGRPRPGVEAAVIDDEGMPRPVGEVGDLWLRTPTQMECYWSDPDATALTLVDGWLRTGDLARVDERGNLVLAGREGDMYIRGGYNVHPAEVEAHLVGHPGVADAVVVPRPDPVMGEIGVAVVVARDPAAPPTLDDLRTHLDGNVAHHKLPEAVRVVDVLPLTSGQKVDRRALAAAEAPESPEPAADA, encoded by the coding sequence ATGCTGGCACAGACGGTGCGGGAAGCCGCGGCCCGGTTCGGCGAGGCGATCGCCTTCGTCGACCCCGACGGCACGCCCCTCACCTACGCCGACCTCGACCGGCGCTCCGACGAAGCCGCCGCCAGCCTCATCCGGCGCCGCGTGCGCCGCGGCGACCGGGTGGTTCTCCAGCTGCCGTCGGACACGTCGTACGTGATCGCCTACGCGGCGGTCGCCAAGGTCGGCGCCGTCGCTGCCGGCATCAACCCCCGGCTCGCCCCGCCCGAGCAGGAGGCGCTGATCGCCCTGGCCGACCCGGCCCTGGTGCTCAGCGACCCCGTCGAGGTGCGGCTGTTCGAGGCCGACGGCCGCGGCCGCCGGGTCCCCGACCTGCCGCCCGACCCCGAGCGTCCCGTCACCATCGTCTTCACGTCAGGCACCACCGGCCTGCCCCGGGGCGCCCTGTTCACCGAGGCGCAGCTCACCGCCGTCGCCCAGATCGACACGGGCGACGTCTGGGCGCCCGCCGGCACCCTGGGCCCGGCGATGCTGGCCTCCACCCAGTTCGCCCACGTCGGCTTCATGACCAAGCTGCCCTGGTACCTGCGGATGGCGATCCGCACCCACATCCTCGGCCGCTGGACCGCCGAGGACGCCCTGCGCACGATCGCCGAGCAGCAGATGCCGTCGATCGGCGGGGTGGCGCCGCAGCTGGCGCTGATGCTCCAGTCGCCCGTGCTGGCCGAGCACGACTGGGCGCACGTGCAGACGATCGTGGTGGGCGGTGCGGCGTCGCCCCCGTCCCTGGTCGCGGCGGTGCGGGACGCGTTCGGGGCGCCCTATTCGATCCGCTACTCGTCCACCGAGTCGGGCGGCTGCGGCACCGGCACGGCGTTCGACGCCGACGACGCCGAGGCCCTCCACACGGTCGGCCGCCCCCGGCCCGGCGTCGAGGCGGCGGTCATCGACGACGAGGGGATGCCCAGGCCGGTGGGCGAGGTCGGCGACCTGTGGCTCCGCACCCCCACCCAGATGGAGTGCTACTGGAGCGACCCGGACGCCACGGCGCTCACCCTGGTCGACGGCTGGCTGCGCACCGGCGACCTGGCGCGGGTCGACGAGCGGGGCAACCTCGTGCTCGCCGGCCGGGAGGGCGACATGTACATCCGGGGCGGCTACAACGTGCACCCGGCCGAGGTGGAGGCCCACCTGGTGGGGCACCCGGGGGTCGCCGACGCCGTGGTGGTGCCCCGGCCCGACCCCGTGATGGGCGAGATCGGCGTGGCCGTCGTCGTCGCCCGCGACCCGGCGGCGCCGCCGACCCTCGACGACCTGCGCACCCACCTCGACGGCAACGTCGCCCACCACAAGCTCCCCGAGGCCGTGCGGGTGGTCGACGTCCTGCCGCTCACGTCGGGCCAGAAGGTCGACCGCCGGGCCCTCGCCGCCGCCGAGGCCCCGGAGTCCCCCGAGCCGGCGGCGGACGCCTGA
- a CDS encoding acetyl-CoA acetyltransferase, translating to MSSHGIKDRVAIISVSCTRFAEHWDKGVDELLLDATTDAFKGAGLTADDVDAYWLGTAQSGMSGMVLAKPLGLEGKPVTRVENMCATGSEALRQAAYAVAAGAYDTAMAVGVEKVKDSGYQGLNAFPIPTDGTNRTLTAAAMFSMVAPAYAQRYGVDPDELRRVLARIASKNHYNGARNPKALFRREMSVDQICGMPAVAGGLSVFDCAGVADGAAAAIVCRVEDAHRYVDDPLIIKALSFVAGNGSGLTDPAYDYTTFPEIVRCAEDAYAQAGITDPRTELAMAEVHDCFTPTELVLMEDLGFCERGTAWQQVLDGAFDLDGDLPVNPDGGLKSFGHPTGASGLRMLYEAWLQLRGEAPDDRRISTVSPTRNLALTHNLGGYPGEMVSFVGIFGT from the coding sequence ATGAGCTCCCACGGCATCAAGGACCGAGTCGCCATCATCTCGGTGAGCTGCACCCGCTTCGCCGAGCACTGGGACAAGGGCGTCGACGAGCTGCTCCTCGACGCCACCACCGACGCCTTCAAGGGCGCCGGCCTCACCGCCGACGACGTCGACGCCTACTGGCTCGGCACCGCCCAGTCCGGCATGAGCGGCATGGTGCTGGCCAAGCCCCTCGGCCTGGAGGGCAAGCCCGTCACCCGGGTGGAGAACATGTGCGCCACCGGGTCGGAGGCCCTGCGCCAGGCCGCCTACGCCGTGGCCGCCGGCGCCTACGACACCGCCATGGCCGTGGGGGTCGAGAAGGTGAAGGACTCCGGCTACCAGGGCCTCAACGCCTTCCCCATCCCCACCGACGGCACCAACCGCACCCTCACCGCCGCGGCCATGTTCTCGATGGTCGCCCCCGCCTACGCCCAGCGCTACGGCGTCGACCCCGACGAGCTGCGCCGGGTCCTCGCCCGCATCGCCTCCAAGAACCACTACAACGGCGCCCGCAACCCCAAGGCCCTGTTCCGCCGCGAGATGTCGGTCGACCAGATCTGCGGCATGCCCGCCGTGGCCGGGGGGCTCTCGGTGTTCGACTGCGCCGGGGTGGCCGACGGCGCCGCGGCCGCGATCGTCTGTCGAGTCGAGGACGCGCATCGCTACGTGGACGACCCCTTGATCATCAAGGCGCTGTCGTTCGTGGCCGGCAACGGCAGCGGCCTCACCGATCCCGCTTACGACTACACGACGTTCCCGGAGATCGTCCGCTGCGCCGAGGACGCCTACGCCCAGGCCGGCATCACCGACCCCCGCACCGAGCTGGCGATGGCCGAGGTGCACGACTGCTTCACCCCCACCGAGCTGGTGCTCATGGAGGACCTGGGCTTCTGCGAGCGGGGCACCGCCTGGCAGCAGGTGCTCGACGGCGCCTTCGACCTCGACGGCGACCTGCCCGTCAACCCCGACGGCGGCCTCAAGTCGTTCGGCCACCCGACCGGCGCCAGCGGCCTGCGGATGCTCTACGAGGCCTGGCTGCAGCTCCGGGGCGAAGCCCCCGACGACCGCCGCATCTCCACCGTCAGCCCCACCCGCAACCTGGCCCTCACCCACAACCTGGGCGGCTACCCGGGCGAGATGGTGAGCTTCGTCGGCATCTTCGGCACCTGA
- a CDS encoding acyl-CoA dehydrogenase family protein: MDFEFSEEQLSFLAEVERFLDEHEDISVMDPTRENMAQIVDTPERRAFMAQLGAMGWLGMTWPKDYGGQEGDGVYEYLLNEALARRGAPQIGKGVGIVGKTIIRHGSEIMKEEFLPKILANEVEFAVGYSEPNAGSDAASMQLKAVRDEKRKGWVLNGQKTWTTSAHFAQWYWVGARTDPDAAKHHGITLFLVPMDHPGLTIVAIWTMGDERTNEVFFDDVFVPDEYVVGQLNRGFQYIAQALDLERFTMFTFSQIDQRIQVLLDYVRTAVVDGKPLKDDPVVRQKVAQIVTQGEVARVLGLRFVHASLAGGDPPRTEASEYKLFATELSKRVADASMDIGGPGTQLRVKTEDAPMAGRAESTYRYTVIDTIGGGTSEVQKNIIATRKLGLPKNF; the protein is encoded by the coding sequence ATGGACTTCGAGTTCTCCGAGGAGCAGCTCAGCTTCCTCGCCGAGGTCGAGCGCTTCCTCGACGAGCACGAGGACATCTCCGTCATGGACCCCACCAGGGAGAACATGGCGCAGATCGTCGACACCCCCGAGCGCCGGGCCTTCATGGCCCAGCTGGGCGCCATGGGCTGGCTGGGCATGACCTGGCCCAAGGACTACGGCGGCCAGGAAGGCGACGGCGTCTACGAGTACCTGCTCAACGAGGCCCTGGCCCGGCGGGGGGCGCCGCAGATCGGCAAGGGCGTCGGCATCGTCGGCAAGACGATCATCCGCCACGGCTCGGAGATCATGAAGGAGGAGTTCCTCCCCAAGATCCTGGCCAACGAGGTGGAGTTCGCCGTCGGCTACTCGGAGCCCAACGCCGGGTCCGACGCCGCGTCGATGCAGCTCAAGGCGGTGCGCGACGAGAAGCGCAAGGGCTGGGTGCTCAACGGCCAGAAGACCTGGACCACCTCCGCCCACTTCGCCCAGTGGTACTGGGTGGGCGCCCGCACCGACCCCGACGCCGCCAAGCACCACGGCATCACCCTGTTCCTGGTGCCGATGGACCACCCGGGCCTGACGATCGTGGCCATCTGGACCATGGGCGACGAGCGCACCAACGAGGTGTTCTTCGACGACGTCTTCGTCCCCGACGAGTACGTGGTCGGCCAGCTCAACCGGGGCTTCCAGTACATCGCCCAGGCGCTCGACCTCGAGCGCTTCACGATGTTCACCTTCTCGCAGATCGACCAGCGCATCCAGGTGCTGCTCGACTACGTGCGCACGGCGGTGGTCGACGGGAAGCCCTTGAAGGACGACCCGGTCGTCCGGCAGAAGGTGGCGCAGATCGTGACGCAGGGCGAGGTGGCCCGGGTGCTGGGGCTGCGGTTCGTGCACGCCTCGCTGGCCGGGGGCGACCCGCCCCGCACCGAAGCCTCGGAGTACAAGCTGTTCGCCACCGAGCTGTCGAAGCGGGTGGCCGACGCGTCGATGGACATCGGCGGGCCGGGCACGCAGCTGCGGGTCAAGACCGAGGACGCCCCGATGGCCGGCCGGGCCGAGTCGACCTACCGCTACACGGTGATCGACACGATCGGCGGCGGCACGTCGGAGGTGCAGAAGAACATCATCGCCACCCGCAAGCTCGGCCTCCCGAAGAACTTCTGA